ATGCAACCACTACCATGCCGAGAAAAAAGACGCCGCCCCAGAACACCAGTTTTTCACCCGCGTTGAAGCGGTGCGACGGCACTTCCTTGCCCGACAACAGGCCGCCGCCCTTGAGCAGCCAGCGCAGGTCGCCCCGGCTGGGCAGGTTGTCGCGCACAAAGGTAAAAAACACGATCAGCAGCGAGACGACAAACACCGGCCCGGCAAAGTTGTGCAGGTTTTTCAGCGCATAGGCCAGCCAGCCGAACAGCATTGCGCCCATGACGGGCAGCGCAAAAAATTTGCCGAAGGCCATCACGATGCCCGAAATCGCCAGAATCGAAAACGCAATGGCGTTGGCCCAGTGCGCCGAGCGCTCAAAGGGCGTGAAGCGCTCGACCCTGCGGCCGGTTTTGGCGCCATGCAGCTTGATGCTGCCCTTGCCCATGTAGAACAGGGCAATCGCGCCGGCAACGATCAGCAGCAAGGCGCCGCCGTAGGGAATCAGCCAGTGGTTGCGCACCTGGCGCCAGGCTTCGCCGGCGTTGGTCAGGCGCGAGCCGGGGTACTGCACGAAGGGCTGGATCAGGTTGCCGGCTTCGGGCGCCTGGGCCTTGGGCAGGCTGCTGTAACCCGTCGCGCCCGCGCCGACCTGGTGCCACATGGGCGCATTGTTGCCGGGCTGGACCCGGGCGCGCTCGCCATTGGTCTGGCTGGCATAGCCCGGAGTCTCACTGGCATCGGGTTTGACTTCAAAGATATTCTGGCCCTGGATGCCGCCCACGGCAGCCGGCGCAGGCATGACGGCTGCTGGCGCCACCACGGAGGGCGATGAAGCGGCAGGCGCAGGCGCTTGCGCACCGGCCGCGCCCGCCAGG
This DNA window, taken from Polaromonas hydrogenivorans, encodes the following:
- a CDS encoding formate dehydrogenase subunit gamma — its product is MKHAQLALFLIAIGLAGAAGAQAPAPAASSPSVVAPAAVMPAPAAVGGIQGQNIFEVKPDASETPGYASQTNGERARVQPGNNAPMWHQVGAGATGYSSLPKAQAPEAGNLIQPFVQYPGSRLTNAGEAWRQVRNHWLIPYGGALLLIVAGAIALFYMGKGSIKLHGAKTGRRVERFTPFERSAHWANAIAFSILAISGIVMAFGKFFALPVMGAMLFGWLAYALKNLHNFAGPVFVVSLLIVFFTFVRDNLPSRGDLRWLLKGGGLLSGKEVPSHRFNAGEKLVFWGGVFFLGMVVVASGLVLDKLLPSLVYERGTMQIAHMVHAVATVLMMAMFTGHIYIGTIGMEGAYEGMRTGYVDETWAKEHHEFWYDDIKAGRIPVQRSEPAPPAGPTVQA